The nucleotide window TTATCTCTTTTAAAAATGTGCTCCTCTTTCATCTCCGCTTAGATCTTCGCCCATCAGGAGAATCAATGACATCAAAATCAATCATAGTTCCTTGGGCTCACACCAAACTTCTTCTTAAACGCATTACTGAAGTGCTGCGGAGAAGAATAACCGGCTTCATCCGCGATGATAGCCAGTGATTTACCGCCGGACAAAATCAGTTCTTTGGCCAGGTTCAGCCGGTGATCGTTGAGATAGCCGAAGACAGTGGTTTCAAAAATAGCTTTGAAACCGGATTTGAGTTTAAACTCGTTCAGGCCGGTCATACGTGACAACTGTTCCAGGCTGGGAGGGTTATGCATATTGTCCAGCAGCAGCTGCCGGGCATGGTGCAGTTGCTCTATTTCTCTGGCTGGGATCTTACGGCCTCTGATGGTAATACCGTTATCGCTTTCAACCTGGTCACATTGCAGAGCCAGCAGCTCCATGATTTTGGACTGAAGGAACAACTTTTTCAAACCGCCTTTATACTGACACTGGCGTATCTCGGCCAGCACCGTTTTCATCTTTGGTGTGATGAGGGGGTTCCTTTTATCCGCCAGGATAGCGCTCTGTTTGTTCGCCACCCGGTCAGCCAGTTTACCCAGCACCTGTACATTATTGTCGGCCAGTTCAAGAAAACGCTCAGGTATGAAATTTAATCCCATTATCTGAATCCCCGGCTGTTTCTTCAGCTCGGCAGATTCTTCCCGGTGAGGAGAGTAGACAATGTTGTGTTGTAGCGAGGAAAACCGGAAATTGTCCCCCATACCTTCCACAGAAGTACAGATATCGCCCTTTTCCATAAAAAGCATAGACACATGGGGGATCACATCACCCGTGGCAACAAACAGATCTTCATATACTTCTGCTTCGCATATCACCAGATGAATGCCATCAAATTTCGACTCCTGTATGTTATAAGCACCAAAATCCAGTCTCCGTTCGGTGCTTTCCTCGATAATAGTCCTTGATGTGGACAAAGTTCCGGGAGAAAAAGGAAAGTCTTCCTGCAGCAATATCTCCCTGAGCTCATTTCTTATCACTACAGTCATAAAATAATCCGTTTCGTATAAGTTATAATCCTTTTCGTGTAACAGCTATACGGATAAACAGTAGCAAATTTGCACAAATATATTCCGCAAAATTCAAATTTAAACGCCATGATTGGGATATTCCGTACAAATATTAACACTGTTAAGGATAAAGATAACGTCATTCAAGCTATTTCAACCGCCTTTTTCGTAAACGCCTGCAGTGTGGATATTGAGGACTGTGACAAGGTATTGCGGGTGATCAGCCCCCAACAGGTGGCCGAAAAATCCATTATCGAATTTGTGACCCGGCTGGGCTTCCATTGCGATATTCTCGATTGATCCCCCGAAACGTATGCCAATAGCGAATATTGAGTTTGAGGGTACCCCTGCTTCAATCTCAATATTCCTTTTTCAGTTTTCCCCACTATCTTAGCCCCAATTATTACCAAAAAAAATAATCTATCCCGAATAGGGGTATTGATTCCCTGTTACGTCTTATTAGCAATGTCAGACAAATCTGGAATAAATTATCTCAAAATCACGATTTACCTTTTATGAAAACTACGGTCACCATGTTGATGACCTTGCTGGTATTAATGCTGGCAACGCGTCCAACGATAGCACAACAACGTTTTACGGTTAGTGGCTATGTAAAAGACAAACAAAACGGAGAAAGTCTGGTTGGGATCTCTATAGGTAAACCAGGTACTTCCGTCGGTACCGTTACCAACCAATACGGCTTTTACTCCCTTACCCTCCCTGCCGGGGAACATGAACTTCAGTTTTCGTATATGGGATATGCTCCTGTTAAGACAACAGTAAGTCTCAATAGCAACAAAACACTGGACATCAAGCTGGAAAGCAGCAGCAGCCAGCTCAATGAAGTCACTATCAACGGGCAGAAACAGGAAAGAGCGGTAAACACCCTCAACACCAGCATCAACAGACTGGACATCGCGCAAGTGAAAAAAATGCCCGCTTTTATGGGAGAGGTGGATGTAATCCGCTCTATCCAGACGCTGCCGGGCGTAACTACCGTGGGTGAAGGCTCTTCCGGCTTTAACGTACGCGGTGGCAACAGCGACGAAAACCTCATCCTGCTGGACGAAGCACCTGTTTATAACTCCAGCCACATGCTCGGCTTCTTCTCCGTATTCAATCCGGATGCGGTAAAAGGTATCAACCTCATCAAAGGTGGCTTCCCCGCTGAATACGGTGGCCGTACCTCTTCTGTACTGGACATTCGTATGAAAGACGGTAACAACCAGAACTTCAATATCAACGGTGGTATCGGCAATATCTTCAGCCGCCTGTCAGTAGAAGGTCCGCTGGTAAAAGACAAATCATCCTTTATTGTGGCTGCCAGAAGATCTTACATCGACATCCTCATGAAACCCTTTGTAAAAGGTGACATGAAGGATACCAAACTGAACTTCTACGACCTCACCGCCAAAGCCAACTACAAATTCGATAAAAACAATACCCTCTTCCTCAGTGGCTACTTTGGCAGAGACAAATTCGGCCTGGGCAAAGACGTTGACATGAACTGGGGTAATGCTACCGCTACCCTGCGCTGGAACCATGTGTTTTCCAACCGCCTGTTCCTCAACCTCACCACCTACTACTCTAAATATGATTATAGCCTCAACTTCAGCAATGGTTCCAAAAAACAGGACGACGAACAGCTGCAAGGCTATAAATGGACTTCCGACATTGTAAACTACGGTCTGAAACCATCCTTTACCTACTACCTCAACTCCGCTAATATCCTGCATTTCGGCGTACAGGGCATCTATTATACCTTCCGTCCGGGTACCGGCACAGGTACCGAAGGGGATATCAAACGTATTAAGGAACTGACAGATAAACATGCACTCGAGTCTGGCGTATATTTAGATCATGAGTGGAAGCCTACAAAGAAATTCGGTATTCAGTACGGCGGCCGCTTCTCTGCCTATCAGCTGATCGGTAAAGGTACTGCCTACTATTTCAACGATACCACACCTGGTATCCGCAAAACCCTCATCGGCAGCAAAACCTATGGCGCCAATGAGCTGATCAAAGGCTACTACTACTTTGAGCCTCGCCTCAGTGCCCGTTATGCCTTCAACGATCAAAATGCCGTGAAAGTAGGTTACAGCAAAACTACCCAGTTTATGCACCAGCTCTCCAACACCGCATCCCCTACCCCACTGGATATCTGGACACCCAGCACCAACAACATACAACCCAGCCTGTCTGACCAGTATACCATCGGGTACTTCTACAATTCCCCCAACGACTCCTATGAGTTCTCTGCAGAAGCTTTCTATAAAACCACCAAACACCAGCTGGACTATATAGACAATGCAGACCTGCAGCTCAACCAGCTTATCGAAGCGGATCTGCTCCCTTCAGAAGGACGCGCCTACGGAATTGAACTGTACGCTAAAAAAGATATCGGTAAAACCACCGGCTGGATCAGCTATACCCTTTCCCGCTCAGAAAGAAGAACACCTGGTATCAGCCTGGATGAGTGGTTCCTGAACCGTTACGATCGTACACACAACTTCAACCTGGTACTCACACATACCTTTACCAAAAGGACTTCCCTGTCTGCCAACTGGGTATATGCTTCCGGTACACCCGGCACTTATGCTGACAACAGGCTGCAGTTCCAGGACTGGGACATCCCGTATAACAGCACTGAACAACGTAATAACTACCGTCTGCCGGCGTTTCACCGGCTCGATCTCTCCCTCACCCTCAAAGGCAAACAGCTGAAACGCTGGAAAGGAGAATGGGTATTTTCACTGTATAACGTGTATGCACGCAGAAACGCCTACAGCATCTACTTCAAACAAAATGAAGATGATCCCAACAAACGGGAAGCTGTTCGTCTCTCTATCATCGGTTCCATCATACCGGGTATCACGTACAACTTCAAATTTTAATCTGTCTAAAAAGTAATTACATGAAAAAACTGTCATTGCTCATCATATCAGCATTAGTAGGCCTTACCGCCTGCGAAGACAAAATAGACCTCGACATCGCTCAGGGTAAATCTTTGCCGGTGATGGATGCCTGGATCACTACAGAAGCGGGACTGCAAAAAATCAAATTCACTATGTCTGTACCTTTTACAGACAACAACCCTGCACCAATTATCAACGATGCCGCCATCACTCTGTTTGATGAAACTGCCGGCAAATCTTATGCATTTGGCTTTAAAGACGGCATGTACAGCTATGATGCCACCAACCAACCTATCGGCGTAGTAGGCCACGCCTACAAATTGCATGTGGAATATAAGGGAGAGATATTTGAAGCATACGATACTATCAAAAGAGTGACCACCATCGATTCCATCACCCTGAAGTATAAAACCAAGGAAGAAACGATGAACGGTAAAGAAGGCTACTACGCTACTATGCACGCTAAAGATATAGAAGGGGCTACCGATTATTACTGGATCCGCTCTTATCGCAACGATACGCTCAGACGCCTGCGCGACGGCTTCTCCATCGACGGCTCCTATGACGAAGGCGTTTCTGACGGTGCCACCTTTATCCTGCCAATCGCAGAAGGCATCACCGACTGGAGCAAACCATTCCAGGCCAACGAAAAAGTGATTGTGAGGCTGATGTCCGTTACCCGCCGCAGCTTCGACTTCCTCAGGCAGGTAGACCAGCAGGTGAATGCCGGCGGTCTCTTTGCCAAAGTGCTGGAGAATGTAAGATCCAATGTCAATAATGTTACGCCTTCCGGCAAAACGAAAATACTGGGCTGGTTTGGTACTTCCGCCGTCAGCCGGTCGGAGAAACTGGTTAAGTAAACCGACGAATTTTATTAAAAGGGGGATTTCCGGTGTCGGAAATCCCCCTTTTTTTGTAAATTAAGGTGAAAGAAAGAATCCATATGCCTCCTAACCTGATTATGTATGCCATCCCCGGTTTTGTGCTGCTGATACTGCTGGAGATTATCATTACCACCATAGATCACAGACACCTTTATGAGCCCAAAGATGCCCTCAGCAGCATTGCGATGGGACTTGGCAACGTATTCATCGGCCTATTCACCAAAGGTGTTATTCTGGGCATCTATCTTTTTCTGTATCAATACCGGTTTTTTACCCTTGGCTTTACCTGGTGGGCATGGGTATTATGTTTTTTTGCAGACGACTTCAGCTACTACTGGTTTCACCGCAGCAGCCATACCGTGCGTTTTTTCTGGGCATCACATGTAATTCATCATTCTTCTCAGAAATATACACTGGCTACAGCGCTGCGTCAAACATGGACCGGCAACCTCACCGGTACTTTCGTTTTCTGGCTCTGGATGCCGCTGGCAGGCTTTCATCCGGTGATGGTACTGAGTATGCAGGCCATCAGCCTCATTTACCAGTTCTGGATACATACAGAAGTGATCCATAAACTACCCAAACCAATAGAATACATCTTCAACACCCCTTCTCATCATCGGGTACATCACGGCTCTGACATCGAATACCTGGACCGTAACCACGCAGGCATCCTCATTGTCTGGGACCGTCTGTTCGGCACTTTTACACCGGAACGGAAACGACCGGCATATGGGCTTACCAAAAACATTCACACCTACAATCCTCTGCGCATCGCTACCCATGAGTGGCTGGACATATGGCGCGATATCCGTCACGCCCGGTCTTTACGGGAGGTATGGCACTATCTGCTGGGGGCTCCCGGCTGGAGCCCCGATGGAAGCCGTCAAACCACCCGCCAGCTAAGAAACCGTTAAACTATTGACCGGATTTTTTCTGGCTGCGTTCATACTTTGTACGCTGACCGTCAGCATTGCCACCAGCACAGCTCCCATGCTGGCTGCCGCAAAGATCCACCAGGAAAGGGTGGTATGGTAAACATATTGCCCCAGCCAGCGCGTCATACCATAGTATCCCAATGGCATGGCAATGAGAATCGAAATGAAAATCAGCCGGATAAAATCACCGGATAACAAGGCCCAGAGATTAAAAACAGAGGCCCCCAATACTTTCCGGATACCAATCTCTTTGGTCCGGCTCGACACGATAAAAGCCGACAATCCAAATAATCCCAGACAGGAGATAAACACGGCCAGCCCCGCAAATATGGCTGCCAAATGGCCCAGGCGTTTCTCGTCAGAGAACTTTCTGGCATAGTTGTCATCAATAAACTTACATTCAAAAGGAGCCGCAGGATTGTATCGCCTGAACACCTGTTCTACTTCGGCCAATGCCGCTACTATCCCGGCTCCCGGCCTGATGCGCACGGTGATAAAATTATGCCATTCGTACCCCAGTATAAAAAGCGTAGGGGCTACCGGCTGGTAAGGTGATTCCATAATCATGTCTTTCACGACACCCCGGATCTGACAAGGTTTTCCACCGTAAAGTACCGTCTCGCCCACCGGATGGGCAAAGCCCAGCAACCGGGCAGCCGTTTCATTGATCACCAGAGAACCTGTATCGGTAGCATATTCCCGCGAAAAGTCCCGTCCATCCTGTAACTGCCAGCCCATGGTTTTGCCATAGTCATGCGTAACGGCTATACATTTAAACTGCGGTACCATATTGGGATCTTTACCCTTCCAGCTGATATCCTTTACATTTTCCGGCACTTCCGTAGCTGCTACGGATGAATAAGCCATATCCGCTACAGCACCGGATTCCAGGAGATCCTGCCGCAGTCTGTTGTAATTGGCCTGATATAATTGCGGGGTATTTATTCCCAGTGTGATCAAACCTTCCCTGGTATAACCCGCAGGCCGGTTGCGTGCATATTGCAGCTGGCGGAAAACGACCATGGTCCCGATCACCAGCGTGATAGATACCGTAAACTGTAACACAATCAGCACCTGCCTGGGCAATCTGGATGTTTTACCTGCTGCGAAATTACCTTTCAGCACTTTGACAGGCTCAAAGCGGGATAACAGAAAAGCCGGATAACTGCCTGCCAGCAAACCTGTGACCAATGTAAAAAGCAGCATGCCAGCCCAGAAAAGCGGATTCCCCCATGGAAGTGCCATATCCTTTTCTGTAAGTGTATTCAGGGCAGACAGACCACCCTGTACAATCAATACACTCAGCACCAGTGCAAACAAAGCTACCAGTATAGATTCTGTCAGGAACTGCCCTATCAGCTGGCTGCGCAAAGAACCAATGGCTTTACGTAACCCTATTTCCTTCGCGCGATGCTCACTCCGGGCTGTCGCCAGGTTCATAAAATTGATCACTGCCAGCAGCAATACAAACAAACCGATGGTAGCTACCAGCCTGACCATACGGATACGGCCACCGGTATTAAAACCATCGGTAAACTCACTGTAAAGGTGCCATTTGTTCATAGGATGCAGTGAAAATGTCTCTTTACCGGCCTTATCATGTCCCTGCGCGAGGTCCCTGATTTTGGCAGATACTGTTGACAGCGAAGCCTGATCATTCAGCTCCACGATCAGGTCCCAGTGGTGGGAGCTCCAGTCTTTTTCGGCATCTTTCAGCCATACCAGCTCCCGCTCAGCTTTTGTCCAGGGCAGGAATAACCGGGTGTCATGGAAGGAGGTATTGTTGGGAAGATCTTCGTAAACGCCGGCCACTTTCAGGTCCATGCGGTTATCCATGCGCAGTATTTTGTTTATGGGATCTGTGTCCCCGAAAAGTGCTTTCGCCAGTGATTGAGTCAGTAATACCGAAGAAGGATCGTTCAGGGCATCCTGGCGGCCGGCAATCATTTTAAGAGACAGCATCATCGGAAGATCGGGCTGCGTCCATCTACCGGCGGCGGATATCTTAGTATCCCCGTTGGCCAGGGTATGGGTATAGTTGGGAAACGCCACCGCGATCCGTTTAAAGTCAGCCCCGTATTTACTGCGCAACTCGTCAGCCAGTGGAATGGGGACACCCGGACTGGTGACCAGCGCCCCGTTGTTCTGTTCTGTGCTCACCATACGGGCCAGGTGGTCATGACGTTCATGATAGTAATCAAATGACCATTCATCCCATACCCACAGGCCTATCACTAAAGCTACGGCCATACCCATGGCCAATCCGATCATGTTAATACCGGTATACAGTTTATGATAATAAAATTGGCGGAAGGCTATTTTGATATAGTTTTTTATCATATGCTGTTAATGAATTATCTATCCGCACCAAGGAGATGCCAATAAATATATATCTAAAAGTTACAACAATACACATATACTATTTTCATCTTTGTTCGGTTTTAAGACATAAATTGTTCGTTTTTGCTGACTTTGTTCGTTTTCCGTTCATCCCGGTTAAAAACCACTTTATCACTTTCCCTTGCGATTTTTTTGGAATTACGAAAACAATCGTACATTTGTTTACGAAGATATTCGTACAACAATAATCATTCTGAGCAAACCATGACTGGGAAACATATAAAGCCAACTGAAAGCGAACTTGAGATTCTGAGTATCTTATGGGAGAAAGGTCCCTGCACTGTACGGGAAGTGCATGATATCTTATCTGAAACCAAAGATGCCGGTTATACTACTACGCTGAAGTTAATGCAGATCATGCATGAGAAGGAGTTGCTGGAACGAGATACCAGCAGCAAAACGCATGTATACAAAGCAGCTGTTTCGCAGGAAAAAACGCAACAGCAACTACTGAATAAAATGATTGATACTGTCTTTGGCGGATCGGCATCCAAACTGGTATTACAGGCATTGGGGCATCATCGTTCTTCCGAAGCGGAGCTGGATCAGATCCGGCAATATTTGTCTGAGATGGAAAAACAACAAAAGCGATAACAGGTAAAAAAACTGACTATGCACTTATTACCTATTACCGGTGATCTGGTACGGGCACTGGGCTGGAGTATTCTCCATGCCATCTGGCAAGCTTTTTTCGTATATGCCTGCCTGAAAGTAGTATTGAAACTATGGCCCATGGCCAGTGCCAGGATCAAATACAACCTGTCGTTTTTTGCACTCACTGGGATATTTGCCTGGTTTCTGATTACCTTTTATCAGCAGTTGCAAGCTATTTCTGCTACCCGTCAATTGGTGGTACAATATAGCGCCACTGATCTGGCCTTACTGGCCGGGCAACCTGCCGCCCCCTATCCCGGGCAGGCAAAGATGGCACTGTTATTTCCCAGCCTGGAGCTGTGTTTTCCAATACTTGTTACCTTATACCTCGCAGGCATGCTGATCATGGCGATCAAGTTGGCATCCGACCTGCTGCAATTGCACAGAATCCGCACTACCATGGTAGAACCTATGGGTGAAGCATGGGAAAAACATCTCCACAAACTGATGGCACAGTTACAGTTGTCCCGTAAGGTGCAGCTACTGCTGTCCCGTTATGTCCAGGTCCCGGTGATGATGGGTTTCCTTAAACCCGTGATCCTGCTGCCGGTGGCCATGGTCAACAATCTGTCGGAAGAACAGCTGGAAGCCATCCTGCTGCACGAACTGGCACATGTTAAACGCAATGATTATCTGTTGAATATCTTCCAATCCGTTGTTG belongs to Chitinophaga sp. HK235 and includes:
- a CDS encoding helix-turn-helix transcriptional regulator, translated to MTVVIRNELREILLQEDFPFSPGTLSTSRTIIEESTERRLDFGAYNIQESKFDGIHLVICEAEVYEDLFVATGDVIPHVSMLFMEKGDICTSVEGMGDNFRFSSLQHNIVYSPHREESAELKKQPGIQIMGLNFIPERFLELADNNVQVLGKLADRVANKQSAILADKRNPLITPKMKTVLAEIRQCQYKGGLKKLFLQSKIMELLALQCDQVESDNGITIRGRKIPAREIEQLHHARQLLLDNMHNPPSLEQLSRMTGLNEFKLKSGFKAIFETTVFGYLNDHRLNLAKELILSGGKSLAIIADEAGYSSPQHFSNAFKKKFGVSPRNYD
- a CDS encoding TonB-dependent receptor; amino-acid sequence: MKTTVTMLMTLLVLMLATRPTIAQQRFTVSGYVKDKQNGESLVGISIGKPGTSVGTVTNQYGFYSLTLPAGEHELQFSYMGYAPVKTTVSLNSNKTLDIKLESSSSQLNEVTINGQKQERAVNTLNTSINRLDIAQVKKMPAFMGEVDVIRSIQTLPGVTTVGEGSSGFNVRGGNSDENLILLDEAPVYNSSHMLGFFSVFNPDAVKGINLIKGGFPAEYGGRTSSVLDIRMKDGNNQNFNINGGIGNIFSRLSVEGPLVKDKSSFIVAARRSYIDILMKPFVKGDMKDTKLNFYDLTAKANYKFDKNNTLFLSGYFGRDKFGLGKDVDMNWGNATATLRWNHVFSNRLFLNLTTYYSKYDYSLNFSNGSKKQDDEQLQGYKWTSDIVNYGLKPSFTYYLNSANILHFGVQGIYYTFRPGTGTGTEGDIKRIKELTDKHALESGVYLDHEWKPTKKFGIQYGGRFSAYQLIGKGTAYYFNDTTPGIRKTLIGSKTYGANELIKGYYYFEPRLSARYAFNDQNAVKVGYSKTTQFMHQLSNTASPTPLDIWTPSTNNIQPSLSDQYTIGYFYNSPNDSYEFSAEAFYKTTKHQLDYIDNADLQLNQLIEADLLPSEGRAYGIELYAKKDIGKTTGWISYTLSRSERRTPGISLDEWFLNRYDRTHNFNLVLTHTFTKRTSLSANWVYASGTPGTYADNRLQFQDWDIPYNSTEQRNNYRLPAFHRLDLSLTLKGKQLKRWKGEWVFSLYNVYARRNAYSIYFKQNEDDPNKREAVRLSIIGSIIPGITYNFKF
- a CDS encoding DUF4249 domain-containing protein, with amino-acid sequence MKKLSLLIISALVGLTACEDKIDLDIAQGKSLPVMDAWITTEAGLQKIKFTMSVPFTDNNPAPIINDAAITLFDETAGKSYAFGFKDGMYSYDATNQPIGVVGHAYKLHVEYKGEIFEAYDTIKRVTTIDSITLKYKTKEETMNGKEGYYATMHAKDIEGATDYYWIRSYRNDTLRRLRDGFSIDGSYDEGVSDGATFILPIAEGITDWSKPFQANEKVIVRLMSVTRRSFDFLRQVDQQVNAGGLFAKVLENVRSNVNNVTPSGKTKILGWFGTSAVSRSEKLVK
- a CDS encoding sterol desaturase family protein is translated as MKERIHMPPNLIMYAIPGFVLLILLEIIITTIDHRHLYEPKDALSSIAMGLGNVFIGLFTKGVILGIYLFLYQYRFFTLGFTWWAWVLCFFADDFSYYWFHRSSHTVRFFWASHVIHHSSQKYTLATALRQTWTGNLTGTFVFWLWMPLAGFHPVMVLSMQAISLIYQFWIHTEVIHKLPKPIEYIFNTPSHHRVHHGSDIEYLDRNHAGILIVWDRLFGTFTPERKRPAYGLTKNIHTYNPLRIATHEWLDIWRDIRHARSLREVWHYLLGAPGWSPDGSRQTTRQLRNR
- a CDS encoding ABC transporter permease, with protein sequence MIKNYIKIAFRQFYYHKLYTGINMIGLAMGMAVALVIGLWVWDEWSFDYYHERHDHLARMVSTEQNNGALVTSPGVPIPLADELRSKYGADFKRIAVAFPNYTHTLANGDTKISAAGRWTQPDLPMMLSLKMIAGRQDALNDPSSVLLTQSLAKALFGDTDPINKILRMDNRMDLKVAGVYEDLPNNTSFHDTRLFLPWTKAERELVWLKDAEKDWSSHHWDLIVELNDQASLSTVSAKIRDLAQGHDKAGKETFSLHPMNKWHLYSEFTDGFNTGGRIRMVRLVATIGLFVLLLAVINFMNLATARSEHRAKEIGLRKAIGSLRSQLIGQFLTESILVALFALVLSVLIVQGGLSALNTLTEKDMALPWGNPLFWAGMLLFTLVTGLLAGSYPAFLLSRFEPVKVLKGNFAAGKTSRLPRQVLIVLQFTVSITLVIGTMVVFRQLQYARNRPAGYTREGLITLGINTPQLYQANYNRLRQDLLESGAVADMAYSSVAATEVPENVKDISWKGKDPNMVPQFKCIAVTHDYGKTMGWQLQDGRDFSREYATDTGSLVINETAARLLGFAHPVGETVLYGGKPCQIRGVVKDMIMESPYQPVAPTLFILGYEWHNFITVRIRPGAGIVAALAEVEQVFRRYNPAAPFECKFIDDNYARKFSDEKRLGHLAAIFAGLAVFISCLGLFGLSAFIVSSRTKEIGIRKVLGASVFNLWALLSGDFIRLIFISILIAMPLGYYGMTRWLGQYVYHTTLSWWIFAAASMGAVLVAMLTVSVQSMNAARKNPVNSLTVS
- a CDS encoding BlaI/MecI/CopY family transcriptional regulator, whose translation is MTGKHIKPTESELEILSILWEKGPCTVREVHDILSETKDAGYTTTLKLMQIMHEKELLERDTSSKTHVYKAAVSQEKTQQQLLNKMIDTVFGGSASKLVLQALGHHRSSEAELDQIRQYLSEMEKQQKR